A genomic stretch from Lathyrus oleraceus cultivar Zhongwan6 chromosome 2, CAAS_Psat_ZW6_1.0, whole genome shotgun sequence includes:
- the LOC127117719 gene encoding uncharacterized protein LOC127117719 isoform X1, producing MANFPSRLLSINNDESFVAPLNASTQTSENVQRMAHVERLIVELQMSDLRENALHVLSKWTGLFKELAPLLWNSFGTIVILLQEILSIFPNISMENLTAAQSTRVCNVLALFQCVASHSDTKMLFIEAKIPLYLYPFLQTTNKLPQFEHLRLASLGVIGALVKVSTKEVITFLLSSEIIPLCLCNMKIGKEVSKMVATFIIQKVLEDDDGLAYICATVERFFAVARVLDMVLKSIEKQHAPRLLKLIISCYSRLSDNHRAGIALTSCLPNVLTNDTFNNYLREDPTTWRLVEHLYENIGMNHVPLVPGGK from the exons ATGGCGAATTTTCCTTCTCGCTTGCTCTCAATCAACAACGATGAGTCTTTCGTAGCTCCTCTCAATGCTTCTACTCAAACTAGTGAAAATGTCCAAAGGATGGCGCATGTGGAACGTCTTATTGTTGAACTTCAAATGTCTGATCTCCGAGAAAACGCTCTTCATGTACTCTCTAAG TGGACTGGGTTGTTCAAAGAACTTGCACCCCTATTATGGAATTCCTTTGGCACTATTGTGATACTTTTACAG GAAATACTTTCAATATTTCCTAATATTTCAATGGAAAATCTTACTGCTGCACAATCAACTCGAGTGTGCAATGTTCTTGCACTATTTCAG TGTGTGGCATCTCACTCTGATACAAAGATGTTATTTATCGAGG CTAAGATACCTTTGTATTTGTATCCCTTTCTTCAAACAACAAACAAGTTGCCACAATTTGAACATTTGAGGCTTGCTAGTCTTGGAGTCATTGGTGCACTTGTAAAG GTTAGCACTAAAGAAGTGATAACTTTCCTTCTTTCAAGCGAGATAATTCCTTTGTGTTTGTGCAATATGAAAATTGGAAAAGAAGTATCAAAAATG GTAGCAACATTCATAATTCAAAAAGTTTTGGAAGATGATGATGGCTTGGCTTATATCTGCGCTACAGTAGAACGATTTTTTGCAGTAGCACGTGTTTTGGACATGGTGTTGAAAAGTATTGAGAAACAACATGCACCTCGACTTTTGAAGCTCATAATCTCATGTTATTCTCGGCTATCAGATAATCACAG AGCTGGAATTGCACTAACAAGTTGTCTTCCAAATGTTTTAACAAATGACACTTTCAATAATTACCTTCGT GAAGATCCAACAACTTGGAGGTTGGTGGAGCATTTGTATGAGAACATAGGGATGAATCATGTTCCATTAGTACCAGGTGGAAAATGA
- the LOC127117719 gene encoding uncharacterized protein LOC127117719 isoform X2, whose translation MANFPSRLLSINNDESFVAPLNASTQTSENVQRMAHVERLIVELQMSDLRENALHVLSKWTGLFKELAPLLWNSFGTIVILLQEILSIFPNISMENLTAAQSTRVCNVLALFQCVASHSDTKMLFIEAKIPLYLYPFLQTTNKLPQFEHLRLASLGVIGALVKVSTKEVITFLLSSEIIPLCLCNMKIGKEVSKMVATFIIQKVLEDDDGLAYICATVERFFAVARVLDMVLKSIEKQHAPRLLKLIISCYSRLSDNHRAGIALTSCLPNVLTNDTFNNYLREDPTTWRLVEHLYENIGMNHVPLVPGGE comes from the exons ATGGCGAATTTTCCTTCTCGCTTGCTCTCAATCAACAACGATGAGTCTTTCGTAGCTCCTCTCAATGCTTCTACTCAAACTAGTGAAAATGTCCAAAGGATGGCGCATGTGGAACGTCTTATTGTTGAACTTCAAATGTCTGATCTCCGAGAAAACGCTCTTCATGTACTCTCTAAG TGGACTGGGTTGTTCAAAGAACTTGCACCCCTATTATGGAATTCCTTTGGCACTATTGTGATACTTTTACAG GAAATACTTTCAATATTTCCTAATATTTCAATGGAAAATCTTACTGCTGCACAATCAACTCGAGTGTGCAATGTTCTTGCACTATTTCAG TGTGTGGCATCTCACTCTGATACAAAGATGTTATTTATCGAGG CTAAGATACCTTTGTATTTGTATCCCTTTCTTCAAACAACAAACAAGTTGCCACAATTTGAACATTTGAGGCTTGCTAGTCTTGGAGTCATTGGTGCACTTGTAAAG GTTAGCACTAAAGAAGTGATAACTTTCCTTCTTTCAAGCGAGATAATTCCTTTGTGTTTGTGCAATATGAAAATTGGAAAAGAAGTATCAAAAATG GTAGCAACATTCATAATTCAAAAAGTTTTGGAAGATGATGATGGCTTGGCTTATATCTGCGCTACAGTAGAACGATTTTTTGCAGTAGCACGTGTTTTGGACATGGTGTTGAAAAGTATTGAGAAACAACATGCACCTCGACTTTTGAAGCTCATAATCTCATGTTATTCTCGGCTATCAGATAATCACAG AGCTGGAATTGCACTAACAAGTTGTCTTCCAAATGTTTTAACAAATGACACTTTCAATAATTACCTTCGT GAAGATCCAACAACTTGGAGGTTGGTGGAGCATTTGTATGAGAACATAGGGATGAATCATGTTCCATTAGTACCAG